One stretch of Excalfactoria chinensis isolate bCotChi1 chromosome 2, bCotChi1.hap2, whole genome shotgun sequence DNA includes these proteins:
- the PDK4 gene encoding pyruvate dehydrogenase kinase, isozyme 4, whose translation MKAARIALRTAVPLAGSGSVRSSRLPREVEQFSRFSPSPLSIKQLLDFGSTNGCERTSFAFLRQELPVRFANILREIELLPDKLLSTPSVQLVKSWYIQSLMELVEFHQKKPDDQKVLSEFIDTLIRVRNRHHDVVPTMAQGVIEYKDTFKVDPVTNQNIQYFLDRFYMSRISTRMLMNQHTLLFDDKSRSGHPRHIGSIDPCCDVVEVVNDAFQSSKMLCDQYYLTSPEMKLNQVNGKFPGEPINIVYVPSHLFHMLFELFKNSMRATVEFQENSPSLSPVEVTVVLGQEDLAIKISDRGGGVPVRKIEQLFSYMYSTAPRPSMDDGRQTPLAGFGYGLPISRLYAKYFQGDLNLYSICGYGTDAIIYLKALSTESVEKLPVFNKSASKHYQTTSEADDWCIPSKGPKQTATL comes from the exons ATGAAGGCCGCCCGCATCGCCTTGCGCACCGCTGTACCCCTGGCCGGGTCCGGCAGCGTCCGCAGCAGCCGCTTGCCCCGGGAGGTGGAGCAGTTCTCCCGCTTCTCGCCGTCCCCGCTCTCCATCAAGCAGCTGCTGGATTTCG GCTCGACTAATGGATGTGAAAGGACTTCCTTTGCATTCTTGCGACAAGAGCTCCCTGTGAGGTTTGCGAACATACTGAGAGAAATTGAGCTCCTTCCTGATAAATTGCTAAGCACCCCATCGGTGCAGTTAGTGAAAAGCTG GTACATCCAAAGCCTAATGGAGCTGGTTGAGTTCCATCAGAAAAAGCCAGATGACCAAAAAGTCTTATCTGA GTTTATAGATACATTAATTAGAGTTCGAAACAGACATCACGACGTAGTCCCTACAATGGCACAAGGAGTAATTGAATACAAAGATACGTTTAAAGTAGATCCTGTCACCAATCAAAACATTCAGTACTTTTTGGATCGTTTTTACATGAGCCGCATTTCCACCCGGATGCTAATGAACCAACACA CCCTTCTTTTTGATGATAAATCCAGATCAGGTCACCCGAGGCACATTGGGAGTATCGATCCTTGCTGTGATGTTGTTGAGGTAGTGAATG atgcttttcaaaGTTCCAAGATGCTGTGTGACCAGTACTACTTAACGTCTCCAGAAATGAAGCTTAATCAAGTAAATG GAAAATTTCCAGGAGAGCCAATTAACATTGTCTATGTTCCGTCTCATCTTTTTCACATGCTTTTTGAACTCTTTAAG AATTCAATGAGGGCAACAGTTGAATTTCAAGAGAACAGTCCTTCACTCTCTCCAGTTGAAGTAACAGTTGTTCTTGGACAAGAAGACCTGGCCATTAAG ATCTCAGACAGAGGAGGTGGTGTTCCAGTAAGGAAAATTGAGCAGCTGTTTAGCTACATGTATTCCACAGCACCAAGGCCAAGTATGGATGATGGTCGACAAACTCCTCTT GCTGGCTTTGGATATGGCTTGCCAATTTCCCGTCTATATGCCAAATACTTCCAAGGAGACTTAAATCTTTACTCCATATGTGGTTATGGAACAGATGCTATTATCTACTTGAAG gCCCTATCAACAGAATCAGTAGAAAAACTTCCAGTTTTTAACAAATCTGCTTCCAAGCATTACCAAACAACTTCAGAGGCAGATGACTGGTGCATCCCAAGTAAAGGCCCAAAGCAGACTGCAACTCTCTGA
- the ASB4 gene encoding ankyrin repeat and SOCS box protein 4, protein MEVEEAYETGENKQGKMTRAEAAKLVKKNFLEALKCNDYETLEELLNQKKIDVDTVFEVEDEKLILASYKQGYWLPSYKLKISWATGLHLAVMYGHLESLSVLLNHKATINCRPNGKAAIHIACETANVECLKILCNHGAKLNCFSMSGQAPLHFCTTLTSIPCAQQLIWRGANVNIKTNNQDEETPLHTVARLGIPELVAFYVEQGAQVDALNAHMETPLACAAYWALHYKDQTYSTDHHLVCRMLLDYKAEVNSRDEDFKSPLHKAAWNCDHVLLHMLLEAGAEANIMDVNGCAPLQYIIKVTSVRPAAQPDVCYQLLLNHGAARIYPLQFHKVLQACHSYPRAVEVVVNTYEHIKSTSKWKAAIPDDVFERHQDFYDSLFSVCSNSPRSLMHLCRCAIRMTLLDRCHQGVPLLSIPSSMKKYLLLEPEGIIY, encoded by the exons aTGGAGGTGGAGGAGGCATACGAAACAGGAGAGAATAAGCAGGGGAAAATGACTAGAGCTGAAGCTGCAAAATTAGTGAAAAAGAACTTTCTGGAAGCCCTGAAGTGCAATGACTATGAAACACTGGAAGAGCTCTTGAaccaaaagaaaatagatgtgGACACGGTGTTTGAAGTGGAAGATGAGAAGCTGATTCTGGCATCCTACAAACAAG GATACTGGCTGCCTAgttacaaattaaaaatatcctgGGCAACTGGACTTCACCTGGCTGTCATGTATGGGCATCTGGAGAGTCTTTCAGTTCTGCTCAATCACAAAGCTACGATCAACTGCCGGCCCAATGGGAAAGCTGCAATCCACATAGCGTGCGAAACAGCAAATGTCGAGTGTCTCAAGATCCTCTGCAACCATGGAGCTAAGCTGAACTGCTTTTCAATGAGTGGGCAGGCGCCCTTGCACTTCTGTACGACACTAACCTCCATTCCTTGTGCCCAGCAGCTGATTTGGAGAG GAGCCAACGTGAAcataaaaaccaacaaccaagaTGAGGAGACCCCTCTGCACACCGTCGCGCGTTTGGGTATCCCCGAGCTTGTGGCTTTCTATGTGGAACAAGGGGCGCAGGTCGATGCTCTCAATGCCCACATGGAGACACCCCTGGCTTGTGCAGCCTACTGGGCCCTCCACTACAAGGACCAGACATACAGCACTGACCACCACCTCGTCTGCCGGATGCTCTTAGACTACAAAGCTGAAGTGAACTCTCGTGACGAGGACTTCAAATCCCCACTCCACAAAGCCGCCTGGAACTGTGATCATGTACTGCTTCACAtgctgctggaggcaggagCAGAAGCCAACATCATGGATGTCAATGGCTGTGCGCCCCTACAGTATATCATAAAAGTGACGTCTGTGAGGCCAGCTGCCCAGCCTGACGTCTGCTACCAGCTGCTACTGAATCATGGAGCAGCCAGGATATATCCCCTGCAGTTCCACAAG GTGCTACAAGCCTGTCATTCCTATCCCAGGGCTGTGGAGGTGGTTGTTAACACCTATGAACACATCAAATCAACTTCGAAGTGGAAAGCCGCCATACCTGATGATGTCTTTGAG cGGCACCAGGATTTCTATGACTCCTTATTCAGCGTGTGCAGCAACTCACCACGGTCCCTCATGCACTTATGCAGATGTGCTATTAGGATGACACTGTTAGACCGATGCCACCAAGGAGTCCCCTTGCTCTCCATCCCATCATCCATGAAGAAGTACTTGCTGCTGGAGCCGGAAGGAATAATCTACTGA